The genomic window TACGCATACGGAAGATAAAAAACGTCGGCCATACGTACATAAGTCGATATAAGAATGAACGATCTTGATAGAACTCATCGCTCAGAGCATACTAAATGAAATGCTTATGTGAACATTTTGTATGATAATACTAGTGTAGTTGCATAAGCTATTGATTACCTCAAGAGGCCACAAATAGTTTGCGACTAGATAAAGTGTGCAATATAGACTAGCATATTTGAGTTTCTCTATAGTAGCTGCAATATGAGGCGCATAGTCTTTAAATGGCATCTCGAAGTAATCGCGGTATGTGCGATATCGGTAGTATGGACCTAAAACATATGATTTATTATAGAATTAAAACCACTCAATGTAAACTTATGCGTGTCGTTCCGACTACAATCGGTTATACATAACCGGAAGGAGCCGAATTTATATtcgaatatttatgctgctacaacgatatataatatatttacatgtgtttgtatttaCCTGTCAAGACGCCAATGTAGTTAAAACAGTAGTGGAATATCTCAACAAATCCTATATTCTGCAACTCCACATCATAATCAGTTATTTCTACTAGTTGCTCACCGGAAGCAACTCCTTCAGAGCTTTGCCTCTCAGCAATTTCTTTATCACGTTGTCGCAATTTTTTCCAGGCGGCTGTCTTCTCAAAGGCAATTCCCGACACCTAAAAGGAcgcaaaaaaaacattataacaGACAAAGTAGTATAGTGCCGAAGGTCATATGTGAATATCTACCTTTAACGTTAATATCATTTGGATCATATTGGTGTGACCAGGATAATTTGGCAGACCAAACCAATGTACTAAACGGAAGAAGACTAGATAGCCAAACATTATGCAAAATGTAACCAAATGGCCTTGACTAAATGTAGTAGAAAAATTCCTAGATTCATATACCAAAACTGAAGTGCAAAGGTTAATCTCACCTCGGGTGCACGTAGATTACGACCAGCGCTCCTACGACCGTTGATGTAATACAATGCAGTACATGGAAGCCAGAAGCAATGAACACCACCAACAATCCGAGACCGGTGCTAATAAATTTTCGTTGCGTCTCATCGTTTATCTTCTTCACATATTGCCCCGCTCCGATGCAGCTAAGTAGGCAGATGACGTAAATCACGTCATCAAGGCTCatagtttaaaatgtttttaataattaacgGATCTAATTTCGCACAACAAAATACTTGAGAATAATCAACGAGGAAATGCAAActgctataaaaaataatgcactTTGTTCGTAGTAACATCGATTAATGCAATCGCGATACCAAAGGCTGAAAGAACTCTATCGATTTTTATTAAGTGGAAAGGAAATGCAcataaatcgaaaatttattttatacgttATTATgtattaaatgttttattttaatttgcaattaATGCAATCGCAAAATCAAAGGCTGAAAGAACTCTAtcgatttataatttatatgtaatatttaatttgcaCCAAACATTGCTTTACGTTCgaaataaaacaacgcaaaTTGAAATACAATTATCTGCAGAAAAGCATACATAAATCAGCTAATTAGGAAtagagataaaaaaataaaattttagtagtaaagtaaaaaaccttattaagttatttataattgcACATTTGGAAATTTAGCCTCGATTCAGTAAGAATGCAAActaaaaagtgcgtgtagcataGTACACAGAAATGCAacttcaaggcagacaaagagaGAGGgaaagacccgagagagaatgagagagagagagagaatatatatatctaaataaattcacaacatttgcagagaatacaaatagacaaattgacaaaaaacggagaagggtcgaccggtgcaGGTAAACACCGGACACAAACCGagacaacaacgcgcactactccgagcgtttatcactcgcataaacgcagcgattccaggaccgcagcaacggcacaaattaacccaagcaataccaataaatccgacgtcgGAATGGATAggactttatagtacgcacaagcactacccaggaaacggaaataagcgccaaaaaataggcaccaaaaaaaatgcaaaaaaaattgggaccaaaacaCACCCCAAACAGtaagcaccaaggaaatataaggCCAAAAAgtgggcaccaaaaatatatttcctacaagtttgcaccaacaaacaaacgccaaaaagtaggcagtgttatttctcactagaaattagcaaccacaaggaaaaactcaggaaaaatagcttaaagtgtatatatataagttatagctctctctctctccttttcctctacgttatatctttgttctctctcgcggaacgaaattaACCCAacacgttgcatggccttgaaattttactctccattctcgctcgtccatcgacgcctaagaactttcacttcaaaaacgaCGCAAAGCGAGTTAGAGTTTCCCCAATAATGcagttaaagtttttaaaacattttttcgtattgcttggAAGAAAAATATGGCTACTAACCAAAGGTTCCAAGTTACCTATTGTAAGCCATTCTTTATGTCCTTCAAGTCgtacaatttgcaaaaattgtttaataaatatttaatatataaactaATGGAAACTCAACGTTTGTCATTATTACGtgccaaattttttattttttgttaagaaatcTCTGAAATAGGTTTTGTAAATCGCATTGAGTTGCAATCGTACGATTTGCAAAACATGcctatataatttaataattttttccagtatAAAATGTCACAAATGCATGTGGCTTTGGCAGCATTGATAAGTGGTCACGTGAACAAAAGTTGTCAGACGTGTAAATTTGTTTATCGCTCACACAACTTCAACGTATAGCGCCTAGTATAAGTGCAAAGAGCACAGCTTCATTCGCACTTGACCCGAATGCGTTGACAACTCGAATTACAGGGTTGCAAGCAAATTTTAGTACTTTTGGTTGGTAGCagtaataaagtatttatttgcagaacttatttatttgttgagaaAAACCTtgcttttgcaaaaaaataggactttttgatattatttctgCAAGTTATTGTAGGATTGATTTCGAAATGGGATTTACAACagtttttagttcaaatttttatatttagcttAGTTCAATTTGTGTTTGCAGATACCTTTTGTGTCACAGGTACACTTTTTTTACAGCACTCCACAACACCGTTGGTAAAAGCCGATTATGAACAGCGAACAGCAGTAGATTTCGTTTCATGTTCATCCGTTGCTCGTTGCTCGTTGGTCGTTCATTAATTTGAGAAATTTGATTGGTGTGGACGTGTGTTTACTCCGAGTGGTGTTTAAATTGAAAAGTTTAACTTCTGTGAAATTTCGGAAAAAACCGCATTATCTCAATTAAATATACACGGAATTAATCCGCCACAATGGGAAGTAAGTAAATACGTCTGAAAGCATCGTTGAATATTAAATTGCGCCGGTCAAGAGTTGgttattgaaatgaaaaatgaagtaAAGAAATTGTGAAGGTGTAAGAGGTGCGGTGGCATGGTTTTTTTTTCGGTAACTTTCTCGTACTGCTGGTAGAGTGAAGGGGATAAATACTGCTGTACAATTGCTTACGTATACAAATtcgtgtatttcataaatgtattcgtaaaaagaagttaaaaatgtCGAGTTGTGTTAATACAACAgctaattaaaatgtttaataacaatttttatgaATCCAAAACCAATATATtcctaaatattttgattttatctgattttcagtaaaattccTCGAGGTTATTAAACCATTTTGCAGTATACTCCCAGAAATAGCAAAGCCGGAGCGAAAGGTAAGTTGTCACTGAATTGACTTACATTTTATCTAAATTAGTTTTTCatgaatgaaaatataaatattgaggTAATTGAAGAATGACGCCAGCttctttcaatttcaattagcCACACCAGCATTCATATAATTTTGCAGGTATTTCAAatttgatgtaattgataaatcTTAGAAATGTTTAGCTGAAGGGCCTAAAGTAGCAATCAATTAATTACGGAACTATTTTAGAGGGTAAACAGAAAATAAGATCGTATCAATTTCTCTATTAAGTATTACGTATTGGggctaatttttatatttggaaaAGCCGATTGCTACAGTTTGCTTTGTGTAAACGAAATTGTATTTCACTGCCACAAGTGTCAGAATTGACATTTGGTGCGCGACGTGTAGCAGCAGATTTGTTTGCCATTCGGCTATGCCGAATTCACGTCATCGTTTGGTCTTCGGGAACGATTTCTCCAGCAAATTTCACATTTGCCGACGTAGTAAAAAAGAAACACGTACAAAAAAGATTGTCAAACTTCACAATGGTTGAGTAAGAGGAAGATGACCTTACCAAATACCGATTGCCTACGTAGGTCGTCTGATTAGAcgagtttttataaaactagGTTAATCTTAAATATCGCAGGTATAAAATTAGTAGATTTGTTTGATGTATGTTTTTGAGATGACCAAAagctaatatttattttacaattacacatgtatatacaatattaatatcTCTTAACAGTATGCGatcaattttaaaacttaatattttcttttacccGCAgattcaattcagagagaaggtGCTATGGACAGCTATAACACTATTCATCTTCTTGGTTTGTTGCCAAATCCCGCTTTTCGGCATCATGAGCTCAGACTCAGCTGATCCATTTTACTGGATTCGTGTGATTTTGGCTTCGAACCGTGGCACACTTATGGAACTTGGTATTTCTCCAATTGTGACGTCCGGTCTGATTATGCAGCTGCTGGCAGGTGCCAAAATCATTGAGGTCGGCGATACACCCAAAGATCGTGCATTGTTTAATGGAGCGCAAAAACTTTTCGGCATGGTTATCACGATTGGTCAGGCTATCGTATACGTGATGACGGGCATGTACGGCGATCCTTCGGAAATTGGAGCTGGTGTATGTTTGTTAATTATCATTCAATTGTTTGCTGCTGGTTTAATTGTACTGCTGCTTGATGAGTTGCTGCAGAAGGGTTACGGCTTGGGCTCGGGTATTTCCCTCTTCATTGCTACTAACATTTGTGAGACTATTGTGTGGAAAGCATTCTCACCAACAACAGTGACAACTGGCAGAGGCACAGAGTTTGAAGGTGCTGTGATTGCATTGTTCCACTTGATGGCAACACGCAACGATAAAGTACGCGCCCTTCGTGAAGCTTTCTATCGCCAGAATTTGCCAAATTTGATGAATTTGTTAGCTACAGTCTTGGTGTTTGCTGTTGTTATATACTTCCAAGGATTCCGCGTGGATTTGCCCATCAAATCTGCTCGTTACCGTGGCCAGTACAGCAGCTATCCGATCAAACTGTTTTATACTTCGAATATTCCCATCATTTTGCAATCGGCTTTGGTTTCCAACTTGTACGTCATCTCCCAAATGTTGGCTGTTAAGTTCCAGGGTAATGTATTCATCAATCTGCTCGGTGTTTGGGCTGATGTTGGTGGTGGCGGTCCAGCTCGCTCCTATCCAATTGGCGGTCTGTGCTACTATCTGTCTCCACCAGAGAGCGTGGGACACATCTTAACCGATCCGATACACGCTTTGCTGTACATTGTCTTCATGTTGGGTTCATGTGCCTTCTTCTCAAAAACGTGGATTGATGTTTCTGGCAGCTCAGCCAAGGATGTAAGTTTGCTATTAACTTAGTAAAATGAATGTATCTAAAcattgttattttgaataggttGCCAAACAACTGAAAGAACAACATATGGTTATGCGTGGCCATCGTGAAAACTCTATGATCCACGAATTGAACCGATACATCCCAACAGCGGCAGCGTTTGGTGGTCTCTGTATTGGTGCGCTATCCGTCATGGCTGACTTTTTGGGTGCCATTGGGTCAGGTACCGGTATTTTGCTGGCTGTAACCATCATCTATCAATACTTCGAGATCTTCGTTAAGGAACAATCTGAGATGGGTGGCATGGGCACTCTACTGTTTTAAGTTGTTGGTGCGCTGTATATTATCTAATTGATGTTTATGAGACGTGACTCACTCGTAGTAGGTTTGCTTTGAGCCCAACGACTACTGCTACATATGTACTATTACTTGTTGCATACATTTGATTTAATTGTATGTAAGATCTACTCCTGTACGGAcagttgaaagaaaaattcaacatttttttcaggtCCTCTACTCGCCACACAAATCGCACACATCCATCATTTCTATATAAGAAGGAAGTATCTTTCAtcattattatgatttttttttaattacaaatagcGTCCAATTTTGTGGTCGCCTtagggtgtttctttaaaatgtttaaatatattgttttatatatgCGAAACCGCAACGAATCCATTTATATGAGAAGTGGCTGCCACCTCTTAAATATTGTGCAAGAACAGTAACAtacacaacttcattcaaaaaacaacaaaaactaaatagaCTCCATATGTTAAAGGTTTTTATTATTccgattattatattaattgtgCACTCGATCACGCATCACCTTAAATGTTTTCCCCAAACACATATAATTTGGTAGTGGTTGTCGAGCGATGATCTGTCAGGGCAATCAATTAATGTAATAATATGCAATAATATTAAGGTCTACATCATAGTTAATTTATACAGAAGAAAAtgaagttataataaaaaagctaGACATTTAATATTAAGttgtaataaaatgaagaaaagtaaaaattttaaaatttaataaaaaatcgtaaaatctAATGGAATGTGTTTTGATATGATGTACAAACCGCAGGATTTCTTTATATCGTAAGAAGTGATTTTTCAAGCTCCTCCTAATTTGAGCATGaactgaattatttatttagttgtacGTCTATTTGACTATTTTGGTCATTTTATTCCCGCAAAAAAATGCATGGTTTCTAGGTCGACAATATTGTTAATCTTTTGTGAAACTAATCATAAATACCACTATtgtgagacacgtgtaacactggcacaattacgttctggatattgtagcaggttaaactcctacctatccagaatcgacccagacataccaaacatatgtccggcatgtaaaggcaccccgcacgacactaaccaccttttcacatgccccttaaaaccgactcatctaacacccctctccctctggacccatcccgtcgaaacagcatgtttcctgggcctacggctagatgagctagacgaagacgaccggtgatatgcccgacactggcggggctactattactgttaacaaacaaaccaCTATTGTAGTagggtacggtacactagacaggtcTAGCTTACTGGGGCAGTAGCCCTtcgtcgggaaaaacccgaatcattccggtaacgcagaaccggctgccatgggaatgaccgAATGACCactattgtagttgttgtttgttgtagtCTTAACTCGCCGTTGAGgacccgggtctggccagacttaTTCCACTTTGGacgtaatttaacatttttctattattttccatcactttatatatataaacttttaaaaagaatCTACGAACAGAACGAAAGAAGGCCAGACGAGGGTGCCCAAATGCaggttttaaaaaagatgtTCAACGCAGGGTTAAAGATTGTAATTTGAATCACATTTGTTGGTATTTTGACAACTAacgacggtaggatatgttcgcgaAAAggaagatgtttttttttttttaattagtactagtagttttcaatttgaattaaaaaagaatctagaaggtattgaattttgttaatttaaaaaaaacgtattccTTCATACCagggcgaatctattaaaggtggtatcggtaaatcagttgatttgctatttttctttcgccgtgtccatatggctgtcagcccagaatgaatcAAAGCAAATTCATACTTTCAAACGTACAACattttgttgttggtctagcgcCACCACTTtgaatgaatgcgccttgctcCATACCAACTTGATTGAGTTCCAATGTTAAATTTTCTCAgactcgaattttttaaatttaatgctgATAGTGATAACACATTAATTGTTACgcgtttgctgtttggcagCCCAATGTTTAGACTTTGGGTCCCTTTCTAGACTTCCCCAAAATATAATAACCATggctgtaaacatattttatgaatCATTTTAAGTTATCTTAaatcaaaatacttttttttgggtGCAATGTCACTTTTAAATCGCCGTGGATTATGATCCGGTGCAATATACACATCGGAAGATATGACCCCCAACATACGAGTACATCTAGCGAAAAACATTCAAAACTTCTTACTTcacttaatatatggaaaagcaATGTGACTTCAGTTTTACtccgaaaaagtaaaaatatattcatacatatatttattttcagttttttctatAGTTTTCTAAGTTTAACAACTCAGACTTATTTCAACCCTAATCGTATTAATGAAAATAGGGACTAAATCGATAGAATTGGGTTCCTTTTCTTTACTCTTGTAGTCAATTTAGTACTATGTTTTAGCAAGAGTTAGTTTTGACACAAATGTCTTAAATTTTAATGTCATTTAgcaaattttatgtttataaatttatttgttattttgtattagttattttagttttttatacaaattttgttcatatatcttaaaattttacactttggattcaaacttttttatccaagtttttagaaaattttcaagtacgcagttgcatatatatatgtatgtgtgtataattgggccattgtctgccgaggggcaatcGATATTAGAGTCCCTCTtatcagaaaaaactttttcttcattttggtgttccacagggattcgaacctacgtcctccgaatggtagtcaagcgcTAATCCATTCAACTACGGCAACCGCAGTTTCATAGATCTCTGAATTTCGATATAACAAGTTGCCAGTTTAGAGTGGCTCAAAATTTGCATTgattattgataatttttgttttatatatgttttttttgtttcattaaaagAATTGACATCTAACTCCATGTCTTAATACTCCTTCAtggcttattatataaaaaactttttcaatatcTTGAAAACTAAAATGAGTTTCAAAATTTAGGTGCACAGATGTAAATtgcttttgattttaatttgcttaaaaccaactaaaaaaaaaataatttgtgttttgtttaaatttaaaccCGTCTCTATGTTGAAACCAGGTATAAATACGACTATCATATACGAcatatacggcggccgccgtagccgaatgggttggtgcgtgattaccattcggaattcaccgagagatcgttagttcgaatctcggtgaaggcaaaattaataaaaacatttttctaatagcggtcgcccctcggcaggcaatggcaaacctccgagcaaagctcctcataaaaatatctgccgttcggagtcggcttgaaactgtaggtccctccatttgtggaacaacatcaagacgcacaccacaaataggaggaggagctcggccaaacacctaacagaagtgtacgcgccaattatttattttttttttatcatatacgACATATAAATACGActaacgtttccacgacagtcggttctacgttaccgaaatgacccggctttatatccggccaaggactgtcactccagcagcattcccaagCATTTAACAAGTTTCGACCAGATTTTATTTTAGCTATGAATATGCGTCTttatgttttcaaagcattgacTGCCTTCGAGCCGAGTAACCGACAaccactttttatttaaaataaatattgattgcCCTAAAACCAAGCATCTGGCAACCACTTAGAAgttttaatattactttttgttGAGAAATCACATACAATACTTATTTGGGAAGCAACTCTTTCGTTATAATTTCCTtttaaatgtgttgaaaaagtttatttttcggTGCAGAAAAGTGGTATTAACAAAGTAAACAATCATGTCGGCGTACCACCGAAACCTTCAATACCTAAAACAACAGTTTTCAGCGTTGCTGCACAATACGTCGCCTGTTATAACGCTTATCTGTTTGG from Anastrepha ludens isolate Willacy chromosome 5, idAnaLude1.1, whole genome shotgun sequence includes these protein-coding regions:
- the LOC128865182 gene encoding lysophospholipid acyltransferase 7; this encodes MSLDDVIYVICLLSCIGAGQYVKKINDETQRKFISTGLGLLVVFIASGFHVLHCITSTVVGALVVIYVHPSQGHLVTFCIMFGYLVFFRLVHWFGLPNYPGHTNMIQMILTLKVSGIAFEKTAAWKKLRQRDKEIAERQSSEGVASGEQLVEITDYDVELQNIGFVEIFHYCFNYIGVLTGPYYRYRTYRDYFEMPFKDYAPHIAATIEKLKYASLYCTLYLVANYLWPLEYALSDEFYQDRSFLYRLMYVWPTFFIFRMRIYTGLTLSECVCTMAGFGAYPDEADATNGEGPRKQYAHLKRDADKRSYNFTTIVNTRVRSVETCWTFREGMKHWNICIQYWLAVNVYKLFPSKKYRTIVTLLCSAFWHGFRPGHYFCIMGAPFYVSLEDMWNKLVRKDTTGLQRQIIDVIFWIAKFFAFSYLGIAFLLASFANIWKFYSSVYHIGYIGWFVMMALSVYLTKQKKAAEKRRQRKENEKSVGDTEREQQKKVE
- the LOC128863745 gene encoding protein transport protein Sec61 subunit alpha, which encodes MGIKFLEVIKPFCSILPEIAKPERKIQFREKVLWTAITLFIFLVCCQIPLFGIMSSDSADPFYWIRVILASNRGTLMELGISPIVTSGLIMQLLAGAKIIEVGDTPKDRALFNGAQKLFGMVITIGQAIVYVMTGMYGDPSEIGAGVCLLIIIQLFAAGLIVLLLDELLQKGYGLGSGISLFIATNICETIVWKAFSPTTVTTGRGTEFEGAVIALFHLMATRNDKVRALREAFYRQNLPNLMNLLATVLVFAVVIYFQGFRVDLPIKSARYRGQYSSYPIKLFYTSNIPIILQSALVSNLYVISQMLAVKFQGNVFINLLGVWADVGGGGPARSYPIGGLCYYLSPPESVGHILTDPIHALLYIVFMLGSCAFFSKTWIDVSGSSAKDVAKQLKEQHMVMRGHRENSMIHELNRYIPTAAAFGGLCIGALSVMADFLGAIGSGTGILLAVTIIYQYFEIFVKEQSEMGGMGTLLF